DNA from Paraburkholderia sp. ZP32-5:
CCCGTTCAAGCCAGTCAATTGGATTTGTCGATCGAGACGATGTATCCGTCTTCGGTCACTGTTATTGCCCGCAGAAACCATCCGCTCGAAAAGGCTGACTCGATTCGAGACCTGATCAATTGCGAGTGGGTGGTAACTCAGCCAGGCCAAATCGTCGGAGGGGGACCCAATCAGATCAACAGCATCTTCGCGACGCTGGGTATCGGTAAGCCTCGCATCGCCATGACCACCAGTTCATTGCTCGAGACCTTGCACATTGTGGCTGAATCCGATTGTCTCGCGGTTGCGCCCAGCGTGTTAGTCGGCCTGAAACTATTCTCCCGCTCTCTGGTACGGATTCCCATCGCGGAGACATTCGACATAAGAAACATCTGCCTCGTGAGCCGAAACGGTTCGGTTCAAACCGGGATCTCCCAGGAACTTATGCAAATGTTAACGTCCTACTCGCGGCTATATCGGCAATCGGGAGTCGGTATTAACAAGGTCACTTCTCCGTGAACCTGATTCTGAAGCGGTTGTATCGGGGCACTTCGGCGCATCTCAAGCAAATCTCCCAACGCGCAAGCGCCGCCTAGCCTGCCCACTGCACAGACGGCCCTGAACTGCCTCAAAGCCACACCGTATTCCAGATAACCAGCCGAATCGGTCGGTTGACGATCGGTGTGTGCAGCCCGGCTATTCTCCTTCGTGATCGCTTATTCAGATCGAACTGCACTGCAGCCGGATTCCATAAAAAAACATTCATAACGAGAATGCCGGACTCAGCTGGATTGCGCGAAAGCTTTGAGAAATTATGCGAAGGAAAAGGTATTGAGCGCCGATGATCGGCCATTCAGGCGCACCGTCCACGCCCGCAAAGCTCTCAACAACCCGCTACGGTCAACTTGCCCGGCGACACAGCCAAGACCTGCCTGGCGGCTTCGGCAAGCCGCAAACTGGCAGCCGTCATCGGCCCCATTCGAAACAGAATTCCGATCTTATGCCAAATCCGAACGCCCGTTACTCCTCAGCAACGAGGAAGCCGTCTGATGGGTTGCCGCGTGCCACCCCCTCATCGCTCGGCATCGACGCCGATCGCGTCATTACCTTTCTCGACGCAGTCGAAAACGCCGGGCTCGACGTGCATGGCTTTATGTTGTCCCGTAATGGGAAAGTGGCTGTCGAGGCCTTTCGTTGGCCCTACCGTGCCGACCGGCCGCGCATCATGCATTCGGCGACGAAAAGCTTTGCCGTCTGTGCCATTGGATTGGCACTTGATGAGGGGCGTCTGCGACTTGATGACCGCGTCTTATCCTTCTTCCCCGAATTACACGGGCAGCCAGTGTCGGACTGGATGGCACGCATGACGGTCGAGGACCTCCTGACCATGCGTATCGGCCATGAAAGCGAGACATCTGGAGCCGCCTGGCGTTTGCTCGACACCAGTTGGACGGCTGAATTTTTCAAGATTCCGCTGGTATGCGAACCGGGCACCGTTTTTATGTACACGAGTGCCGCGAGTTACGCGCTCTCGGCGATCCTGAGCCGTGTGACTGGCGAGACCATCCATGATTACCTGAAACCGCGCCTGTTTCAGCCGCTCGGTATCTCCGGCGAAACCTGGGACATCAGCCCGGATGGCGTGAATCCTGGCGGGAACGGATTGTCAGTCAAGCTCGTCGACCTGTTGAAGCTCGGCATTTTGCATGCGCAGGGAGGTATGTGGGAAGGACAGCGCGTGATGCAGCAATCCTGGATTGACCTGGCGACGCGGTCACACGTCGAGACGGGCGAGTATGGCTACCACTGGTGGACGCGCCCCAATGGCACCTATAGTGCAATCGGCAAATTCGTTCAGATGACCACGGTTCATCCAGCCCAAGGAATAGTTTTAGCAGTAATGGCTGCTATCGAGGAGAGCGAGTTGCTATTCCCGTTCATCGAGGAACATCTCTGGCCTGCTTGCGAGCCGATTCGATCACACTCAGACTCGACAAAGGCGGATGACCGGCTTGCTGAAAAACTCACCCGGTGGCAATCGGAGCAGGCTCCCGCAAGCTGGAAAATGCTCCTTAAAGCGGACGGCGCGGTTGCACTGGAGGAAACGCGATCCTACGTGATCGCCCCGAATCGACACGGGGTGGTCGGTGTTGAGTGGGTCTTCGCGTCGGACCGTTGTGAAATCACCCTGATAGACGATCTGGGGCGGCACAGCATCGCTGGAGGAGTCGGTCATTGGATCGAAGGCCGCACTAGTATGCCCGGACGCGATTTGCATCACGGCTACGAAATGCAGGATAGCCCCGTAGTTGCTCGGGCAGAACGGGTTGAGCCGACGGCTCTGAAGATGATCTGGATTTTCCCCGAGACAGCTTTTCGCGACACGGTAACAGCGTCTTTCGACGGTGCAAAGATGGTGTTGTCTCGTGAGGTAAATATTAATGGTGACGCGAGGCGGCACGACGATCTTTACGGAACGCTTCTGCGTTGAGAAAGCCGATGCGAATGCTTCCGGCCGGCAGCGTGTACTAGAAAAGCGGCGGGCGTCGTATGAGCGTCGCATCGCAACCGCTCACACAACACCCCGTTCGGACTTTACTTCCCCTCCTTCTGCAGCAGCTTGATGCTATCTGCCGCCGGCGGCTTCGGCAGTGAAGCCAGATACGCATGGATGTCGCTTAAATCCGCGTCACTGAGGATTTTTTCCGAGAACGGCGGCATCGCGCCGGACGGCGCCCGTACATAATTGGCAAACGCCACGTAGGGCAGAAGGCCGACCGCAATGGCCGGCCCGACGCCGCCCTGCCCGACCGTGCCATGGCACAGGTAGCAGCCATCTTTCAAAAAATGTTCGTGGCCGCGCGCAATGGCATCGGAGGACGTTTGCGCAAGCGCCGGTGTCAGCAACGCCCACGACGCGGCAAGCGCGAGAGAAACAGACTGTCTGAAAACGTTCATGGCGGCTCCCTTAACGCGGTTGCGTGACGACATCGATCAGCGCCGGATGGCCGCTCTTGACGACCGCCAGTGCACGGTCGATTGCCGGACCTAGCGCGGCGGGATCGGTGACCGGTCCTTCCGCCCACACGCCCATGCCCTTCGCGACGGTCGCGAAATCGACATAGGGCTTCTCGATCAGCGTGCCCATGCGCCAGGTCTCCGGGTTGCGATCGCGCCGTGCCGCCATTCGCTGGATGTGCATGGTTTCCTGATGCCACGCGCGGTTGTTGTGCATGATCGTCAGCAGCGGAATCTGGTGATGCGCGAGCGTCCACAAGATCGACGGCACCATCAGCAGATCGCCGTCCGGCTGAATGTTGACCGCGATGCGGCCGGTGCCCTTGCACGCGAGCGCCGCACCCGCCGCGGCCGGAAAGCCATAGCCGATGCCGTACCCGCCCGAGCCGCCCATGAACTGCTCGTACTCGGTGAAATCCCACAGCCGTTGAGGCCAATAGCTTTCGAATTGCGGCTGTGAAACCAGCGCCCATTTCTCGTGCCGGATGCGTGCCCAGATTTCCTGGCACAGCCGTGCGGTGCTGATCGGCGCGGCATCCCATCCCACCGCGGCGGCGTTGCGCGCTGTCTCGCGCATCTTCAGGTGCGCCGTTTGCATGGCCTCTTTGCGCGCGTCGAAACCGGCCGGTTGTCCGACGCGGCGAATCGCTTCGATCAGCGGTGGCACCGTCGCCTGCGCGTCACCGCCAATCGGCAGGTCAGCCGCGAGATAGCGCTGTATGTCGCCGTAGCTCGACTTCGAATACAGGTAGGCGTCGCTGATGCTGATCACCTTGGTGTCCTGCTGGATCAGCCGTTTCGCCGGGCGCCCAGGCGTATCGGAAACCGTATTCGTCAGGCCCCAAAGGTCGCCCACGCCGATCGCGAGTATCACGTCCGCCTCGCCGATCAATGCCCTGCGCCGCGCGGTGTGGTTCAGGTAATGCGTGGTCGGGAAATTCATGCGCCCATACAGATCGATGACCGGTGCGTTCAACGACTCGGCAAGTTGCGTCAGTTGCACGACGCCGTCCTGTGAATGCACCGCGCGGTCGACCACGATCACGGGATGCTGCGCGGCGACCAGCCATTGCGCCGCTTGCGCCAGCGCTGCCGCATCGCCTACCGGCGGCGCGACATCGACCCGTTTGGGGATGCGCAGCGGCTGCGCGGTTTCGATCGGGTTCTCCTGCAGTTCGCCATCGGTGACGATCAGCACCGGCTCGCGCGGCGCGGTCATCGCTACCATCCGCGCGCGCATGAAGCTTTCCGCATACTGCTGCAGCGACGCGGGGGCATCGTCCCACTTGACGTAGTCGCGCACGATCGAGCCTTCATCGACCGCGGTGTGGATCCAGTCGACCCCAGGCAAACGCTTTGCCGCATCCGCCGTATTGCCCGCCAGCACGACGACCGGCACGCGGTCACACCACGCGTTGTAGATCGCCATCGACGCATGCTGCAGACCGACCACGCCGTGCACCATGCTCGCCATCGGCTTGCCGGCCATCTTGGCGTAGCCGTGCGCCATCCCGACCGCCCCTTCCTCGTGGCAGCAGACGATGATTTCCGGCGCCTTGTTGCCGCCATAGTTGATGATCGATTCCTGCAGGCCGCGCAGTGCCGACGAGGTCATCATCGATACGTACTCGATGCCCGCGCTGCGCAACACATCGACCATGAAGTCCGAACCCGGATTGCGCACGTGCCCTTTCGGAACCTCATCGGCATGCGTACCCATGGTTTCGGAGGCAATCGTTCGCGACGACGGCTCCATTGGCGCGGCAGCCGCCGCCTCCCCCTCGCCCGGTGTACCGACAATCGTAGCGGCGTTAGCAGCCCCCGCTACGCCCGCGGCACCCGCAGCCAATGCGCCTTTGAGAAAACCTCGCCGGCTGGGACCACCCACTTGCGTTTTCTTTCTGTCCATTGTTTTCACTCGTTGAGGCAAAACGATCAGGATCACGCGCGCGCCGCGCACATGCGGCGCCAGGCGCGACGTTCAGAACAATTGATTGATGCCGAAAGAGATGCCCGTCCGACCAGGATCGGTGGATGGGTTCAGGGTCACGTTGGTGATCTCACCAGTCGACGAACGCCGAAATGGGCATGAGCCTCGGGTAGCGCGACGGACGGAAACCGGGCGGTCTCGCCGTGTTATGTCCGCGCAGATGTCCTGCGATGCATACACGCTGCTGTCTCCATGCTTTCTATTTTTTCCTTGCAATCAGCCTGCTTTTCATCGGCTCTGCCGATACGCTGATGCACTGTCGCCGCGAGTATAAGACGTAATACAATTATATTGCAATACGCCAAATATCCTGATATTTGGGCAGCGACGGCGGAGTGACACGCTGGATGGATCGCACGATGGGACGGCATCGTGCGCAGCGAAGAAGAAAAAGAAGAAGGGACGAGGCGCGCGAGCGAACCAGCCTGGCACCTCGCATCCGTCGAAGTCATCAAGACTCGCCGGATGCAACATCAACCGATGTTTCTCAGGATGCGCGTTCAGCCGCGTAGTCGATCCTGAACACCGAAACCGCGCCGCCCAGTTTCTCGACCTGTTCGTCGAGCGAGCGCGCCGCGGCCGCCGCCTGTTCAACCAGCGCGGCATTCTGCTGCGTGACGGCGTCGATCTGGGTAATCGCGAGGTTGACTTCGTCGATGCCAACGCCCTGTGCATCGGATGCCGTGGCAATGTCGTCCACGATGGTTGCGACGCGGCGAATCGCGAGCCGCACTGCTTCGGTCGCGCGCCCGGCCTCTTCGGCCTGTTGCGAACCCGAGCGGATGGTCGTCACCGAGCTGTCGATCAATTGCTTGATTTCGCGTGCCGCGCCCGCCGAGCGTTGCGCGAGATTACGCACCTCCGCGGCGACGACGCTGAAACCTCGCCCCTGTTCGCCGGCGCGCGCGGCCTCCACGGCCGCGTTCAGCGACAGCAGATTGGTCTGAAACGCGATGCCGTCGATCAGCGACGTGATCTCGGCGATACGCGCCGAATTGGCCGCGATATCGTTCATCGTGCCCACCAGCCGCTCGACCGCCATCGAGCCCTCGTCGGACATTTGTGTCGTGCTGCCCGCCAGCGTTTTCGCCGTGTGCGCGTCGGTCACGTTGCGGCGCACGGTTTCGGTCAGCTCCGTGATACTGCTCGTCGTTTGCTGCAACGAAGCGGCCTGCTGTTCCGTCCGCGAGGACAGTTCGAGATTGCCCGCCGCGATCTGCCTTGATGCCACACCCACCGTGTCGCTCGATACGCGTACGTCGGACACCACCGTCATCATCCGCTCGAGCAGGTGATTGATGGCGACCGCGGTCTGACCGATCTCGTCCTTGCTGTCCACCCGGACTCGCAGCGCGAGGTCGAGCGAGCGGCTCACGGTTTCGAGCGTATCGCGCAGCCGTCCCAGCCCCAGACTCACGACCCGATACAGTCGCGTACCGAGCCACCCGGTGGCCAGCAGCGCGGCACCGACCGCCCCCAGCATCAGCACCAGCGCAAGCTTATAGGCCGCGGTGTTCTCGTTACGCACCGCGTTCACGCTGCCGATCACTGCGTCCAGGTGCGCATGGAGCGCGTTGTTCAGATCGAGCGCGGTATTGTGGACGGCGCCGCCATCGTGAAGCATCGTCAGTGCGCCGTCGCGGTCGCCGCTGTGAATACGCTGGAAAAAAATCGTGCGCTGGTTGCGGTATGCCGTCATCAGCGCCCGGTCTGTGTCGAGCATCTGGCGGTCGTGCTCGCTGATCAGATCGTGCGTCTCATAGTCGGCCATGGCCGCATCGAATGCGCGATCGGCTTCGCTGACTTCGTGTTCGCTGGCCGCGCGACTCGTATCGTCGACGCCATCGACTACGTAACGATAAACGGCGAAGCGCATCGCGGCCGTTTCATCGAGAGCACGCGAGATTTCCCGAAGCCCGGGAATGGTATGTGTTTCCAGATCTTCGACGCGCTGGTAGGAAGCATGCAACTGATACAGCCCATAGCCGCCTACCACGACGAGTGCCCATAGCGTGACCCCGAGGGTCACGACAAGACGGCGAACGATAGTCATCTCGAACCTCTTTACGTTAATGCCGCGTGTCCACTGCACGTCACGCGATCGAAGCGAGCTTCTCGGTCCAACGCGCGAGCCATGCGGTGATTTCATCAGCAGCGACCGGGCGACCGATGTAGTAGCCCTGAGCCGTATCGCAACCGAGCGCGCGCAGCTTTTCGAGCGTCGCCTCGTCCTCGACGCCTTCGGCCGCCACCAGCAGCCCCATGTTGTGACCGAGTGCAATGGTCGAACGCACGATGAATTCGTCATCCGCATCGCTCGCCATGCCGATGACGAATGAGCGGTCGATTTTCAGTTCGGTCACGGGCATCCGCTTCAGGTACGACAGCGACGAATAGCCCGTTCCGAAATCGTCGATCGACATACGGATACCGAGCGCCCGTAACCGCTCCAGGGTCGTCAGCGCATGGGCCTGGTCGTCCATCAGCGCGCTTTCCGTGATCTCGATCCACAGTTGACGCGGCTCGACGCCGTGCTCTTTCAGCAGTGCCGCAATCCAGTCGGGCGCGGTGCGATCGGTCAGATCGCGAGCGGAAAAGTTGATCGATACGTTGACATCGAGCCCTTGTGCCCGCCAGCGGGCGCATTGCTCCACGGCCTCCCTCGCGATCCACCGCGAGATCGAGCGGATAAAGCCGGTCTGCTCGGCGAACGGAATGAAATCGCCAGGCGGTACGAGACCCCGTTCCGGATGCCGCCAGCGCACCAGCGCCTCCAGATGCGCCATGCTGTTGTCAGCAAGATGAATTTTGGGCTGGTAGTAAAGCAGCAGTTCGTTGTTCTCGATTGCACGCCGCAGTTCGCTCATCAGCGACAGGCGTTCGAGGTCGCGGCGCTCCGAACCGTGGTCGTAGATCGCCATGCCGGTATTGGCCTGCTTGGCCGAATACATCGCGACGTCGGCGCGGCGCAGCAGTGTATGCATGTCGGTGCCATCGACGGGAAAGCACGCGATGCCGACGCTGGCGCCGACATCCACGGGCTGACCCTCGATCAGCATCGGCGCTTCGAGCGCCTTGAGCAGTGTGCCGGCGCAGCGCTGCGCCGCATCGAGTCCGCTGCCCGGCAGCAGGATCGCGAATTCGTCGCCGCCGAGCCGGGCCACGGTGCCGGGCGCATTGGCCAGACTATCGGCCAGACTGCCGGCGAGACTATCGGCGAGCCGTTTGCCGACGCCGTGCAACAGGCTGTCGCCAACATGATGCCCGAGCGTTTCGTTCACATCCTTGAAGCGGTCGAGATCCATCAGCAGCACCGCAAAAGGCTGGCTGTTCCGCGCTGCTCGATCGATTTCGCGCTGCAGCCATTCGTTGAACGACACGCGGTTCGGCAGTCCCGTTAGCTGGTCCATATAGGCCAACTCGGTGATACGGGCCTCGCGCTCCGCGATATCGTCACGCATAGTTCGGAACGCCGCCGCAAGCCCACTCGTCTCATCGTTGCTATGAATCTCGATCGACGCACGATAATCACCGCGCCCGACCCGCTCGGCGAAACGCGTCAATTCGCCCAAAGGCCGCGTGACGCTTCGCGCGGTCAGCGTCGCGCCGACGATCGAAATCGCGATGCCGCACAGCGTGAGCAGCAGCAACGTCGAGCGCAATTCACGGAATGGCGCGGAGGCATCGGCCAGCGACTTCTGCAGGACGGCCGCCACCGGCGCCTGCCCATTAGCGAGCCAGATGATGCGCGAGCCGTAGCCGTCGATACCCAGCTCCGCGCGGCCAGGGGTGACGTCAGCGGCCGCCGCTGCCAGCGCCGCGCGGTCCGCGGGCGCGAGTGAACTTGCAAATACCGTCCAGCGGGCATCGGCGCCGTGCACCATGAACGAGATGTCGAGCCCGGCGACGCCGTGCATATCGCGCGCAAACATGTCGTTGATGGCAAAACCCATCACCATCCAGGCGACCGTCAGCGGTGTCTTCACGGGCACGCTGACCAGTTCGTACGGCCGCCCGTCGAGTATGCCGATCAATGACGTCACACCGTGCCGCTGCCCGCCGATGATCGACGGGTAAGGAAATGGCTGGCCGACGGCCGCGACCGATGGCGAGCTCGCGACGACGCGGCCGTCGAGCCCGACCAGCATCGAGATATCGGCGCCGAGGCGCTCGCGCTGGTTCTGCAGCGCGGAGTGCACGGTCGTGTCGTCATGCAGCGCGACCGCCTCACGAAAGCCGAAATCCGCGGCGGCGATCGAGGCTGCCTGCGCGAGCCTGTCCGCCTCCGATTGCAGCGCATTATGGAAAACGCGATCGCCGACGGCGAGCTGCTCGTTGACCTGGTTGCGCGCGGCCGAACTGAACGCATGGACCGTGGCGATCTCTACCGCCGCCTGGACGATCAGAATCATCAATACAAACACCAGCGCTATTTTCGAGCGCAGACTGCGAAGTCGCACAAACGGCTCCTTTTGATGACGGGGCGCGTTAGCGCGGGTCCAATTGCAAAGAGAAGGTCACCGGCATTGCCGCGGGTGTCTGGATCGTCTGCTCGCTGCGTGCGTCCAGATCGTGTTGGCGGTAATTCCACGCAAGAACGCGATAACTCCCGCGCGGCAGATCGGGCAGTGTCGCGGTGCCGTCATGACCGGTCTTCGCGAAGTACGGCGTGTCGACCACCAGCAGATAGGCAATCATCGTGTCGTGAATATTGCAGCCGATCACTTCCACACCGGTCTTGTCGAACACGACCGGATGCGAAGCGCCGCGATAGATTTTCAATTCGAAGCGCTGCGGGTCGGAAAACGAATACACGTCGTGACCGATGTCGTCGTGGTTGGGAAAATCAACCGACGCACCTTTCTGCACGACCGTGACGAGCGGCATGAACATCTTGTTCTTCTGCATGATCATCGCCGGCGCGGGCCGCGTATGCGGTAGCCGGCCGTCGATCGGTACCGCATAGACGACCGCATCCTCGATCGGTGCACCATTCTGGTCACGTACCTGGGCTTTGAACGCGAGGACGTGGGTCGAGCTTAGTGCAACGGTGAGCGCTGCCGCGAAGTGGGCAACTCGCTGCCCTTGGGGAAATGTAAACATATTCCTGCAACATTAATTGACTCTGTTTTCTCGAGCTGGCTGCGCAATTTCCGCAGTCGGCCTTCGCCGGTGTTAACGGTTCAATCGATCGAATATTCAGATTTTTCTTCGATTGAATTGAGCAGACGCGCCGATAGGGGATTCGCCGGAAACGGAATCGGCGATATTGAGTCAAGACGATGCAGGGGTGGGGGGAAACGATGGATGGTGCGAATCCTTTCTTTTGGATTCGGGTAAAGGCGCGCGGCCGGTTGCGAGGCGCGGGGCGGGGCGGCGAGGTGCAGTGCGGTGCGGGTGATATCGCTCGCTCGATGGCGAGCGATGTTCTTGAAGTTGGTGCGGAGGCGATCGTGACACGTGCTGTGTTATTGCACCTGATCAATGGTCGCGCCTGCATAGACAGGCGCGACGCTCTAGCCTTCAAATATCACCACTGATGATGCACAAACGGCGCGATCGTCTCCAGATACAACGCGCGCAACGTAGCCATCGCGTCGTCCGTCAACGCCGGCACATCACTCGCCGCGCAATTGGCCTTCGCCTGTTCCGCGTTTTTAGCGCCGGGAATCACGGTCGTCACGCCACGATTCATCAGGATCCAACGCAGCGCGAATTGCGCCATCGTGACGCCTTGCGGAACCAGTGGGCGAATTCGCTCGACCGCCGCGAGCGCCACGTCATAAGGCACACCGGCAAACGTCTCGCCTTTGTCGAACGCCTGGCCTTCGCGATTGAAATGGCGATGATCGTCGGCCGCGAAACCGGTGCTGGCCGTCATCTTCCCGGTCAGCAGGCCGGATGCGAGCGGCACGCGGACGATAACCGCAATCCCTCTGTCCTGTGCCTCGCGCATGAAAAGATCCGCGGGCCGCTGCCGGAAAATGTTGTAGATGATCTGCACGGACTTTACGCCGGGATACTCGATCGCCTTCAGACCTTCCTCGACCTTCTCCACCGAAACGCCGTATTGGCGGATCTTCCCCGAGGCAACCATCGCGTCCATCGCCTCGAACACTTCAGGCCGGTAAAACACCTCGGTGGGCGGGCAATGCAGTTGCACGAGATCGAGACAATCGGTGTCGAGGTTCTGCAGCGATCGATCGACGAACGCGTTCAGATTCGCCGCGTTATAACCCTGCGCCAGATGCGGATCGAGCCGGCGTCCCGCCTTGGTGGCGACGAACGGCCGCGCGCCGCCGCGCTCCTTCAGTACCGCCGCGATGATGCGCTCGGAACGCCCGTCACCGTAGACATCGGCGGTATCGATAAACGTCGTGCCGTTGTCCAGCGCCGCATGCAACGCGGCCTTCGCGTCGCTTTCCGACACGTCGCCCCACGAGCCGCCGATCGCCCATGCGCCGAAGCCGATCTCGGAAACGGTCTGTCCTGTCTGTCCAAATGGTCGTTGCTTCACTTTCTTTCCTCTCTTATGGCATCAGTTGTCCGCCGTTCACCTCGATGATCTGACCGGTGATGTATCCGGACATCGCCGGGGACGCCAGAAACAGGAATGCGCCGACGCATTCCTCGGGCGAACCCGCTCTCCCCATCGGTATCGACGTGGTTTGCGATGCCCAGATCGCGGGCGAAGTGTATTTGTCGTGAAACGGCGTCTGGATCAGTCCGGGCGCCACCGCGTTGACGCGAATGCCGTCGCCGACGAATTCCTTCGCCTGGCCGCGCGTCAAGCTGCTGACGAAGCTCTTCGTGGCCGCGTAGAGCACCGCGCCGGCGCCGCCGCCCGTGCGCGCCGCGACCGACGACGTATTGATGATGTAGCCGCCGGCTTTTTTCAGAAACGGATAGGCCGCCAACGTCGCGTCCCATACCGAACGGGCGTTGAGGTTCACGACCTGATCGAAATGATCGTCCGGCATCTCGGTCGTTTTGATCCGCCCCAACATGCCGCCGGCGTTGTTGATCAGACCATCGAGCCCACCGAGCAATTCGGCGGCCTCCTGCACGACGCGCGATGCGCCGCCAGGTTCGCTCATGTCGCCACGAACGAGGCTGATCTGCTGTGGCGCTTCGGCGCGCAGTGCCTGAGCTTGCGCTTCGCTGTGGTTGTAATGCGCGACGACCTGCGCGCCCTGGGCGGCAAACGCGCGCACGACCGCCGCGCCGATTCCCGTCGATCCGCCGGTGACCAGAACCTTCGTGCCGTTCAGGTCGCCGATTCGCATGTGCTCGAAAGTTGCCATCACATTCCTCCGCCAAAGATCCGCTTGCAGGCTCGCGAGACGCGCGCCACCGTACCATCCGCCGGATGGAATGATGGCACGGAGTACAATGAAATGAATTCACTGACTTGCTGAATCACATTCATCTTGGCAAAAACGGAACGAGTCGACTTCGCGGACCTGAAGTCGTTTCTGACGATCGTGCGGTGCCGCAGTTTCCGGCTCGCCGCGATCGAACTGGGGCAGACGCCATCGGCGGTCAGCCATGCGATGCGCCGGCTGGAAGAGCGTCTTGGCGCAAGACTATTGAACAGGACGAGCCGGGCCGTATCGGCCACCGCTGTCGGCCGCGAATTAGCCGCGCGCCTCGAAGACGGCTTCAATCAGATCGGCGCGGCGCTCGAAACACTCGAAGCGCCTGGCGCCGCGGGGCTCGGCGAGATCCGGCTCAACGTGTTTGCCGATGCGGCACATCTGCTGGTGACGCCGGCGCTCCCGGAATTCGCGCGCCGGTGCCCGGACGTACGGCTGACGGTCGTCGTCGAAGATCGCCCTATCGACATCGTGGCCGAAGGCTACGATGCAGGCATCCGATATGGTCACTACGTGCCGGAAGATATGATCGCCGTGCCGCTCAGCGGCCCGCAGCGATGGGTGATGGCGGCTTCGCCCGGCTACATCGAGCAGCACGGCGCGCCTCGACGTCTCGACGATCTCGCGAAGCACACCTGCCTGCAGCTTCTGCTTGGCGACAATTCGAGCTATCGATGGGAATTGAACGACGGTGGAGTGGCATGCCGTCTGCGAGTGCCCGGCCTGCTGACGATCAACGATACGGCGACCACCATCGGTGCATGCAAGGCGGGGCTGGGTATCGCGTACATCCTGGAGGCCCGCATCGCCGACGAACTGGCGCGCGGTGAACTGCAGATCGTGCTGAAGAAAAATGCTTACGCCGAGGATCCGTTTCACCTCTACTACAGCAGTCGCCGTTACAACCATCCTGCTCTGCGCACGTTGATCAACATCATTCGCGAGCAGCAGTCCCTGCCACCGCTCGCCGCCGAAAAGCAGGCGAACCGCAGGCGGTAGTCGAGCGGCGCCGCCCGTTCTACCGCCACACCAAATTCAGAGAATGCGGTCCAATGCGTTCGAGAATCGGGCGACCGCGCCATCGATGTCATGCAGTTTGTCCAGCCCGAACAAGCCGATGCGGAAGGTCTTGAAATCTTCGGGCTCATCGCATTGCAACGGCACGCCAGCGGCGACCTGCAAGCCCACCTCGGCGAACTTCTTGCCGGACCGTATGCCGTCATCGTCCGAGTAGCTGACCACCACGCCCGGTGCCTGAAAACCTTCGGCCGCCACGCTTCTGAAGCCTTTGGCAACCAGCAGCGCGCGAATGCGCTTGCCGAGTTCGAGCTGCTCCGCTTGCACCTTGTCGAAGCCGTAGGCCTCGGTTTCCTTGATCACATCGCGCAGCGTCGCGAGGCTGTCGGTAGGCATCGTCGCGTGGTATGCGAAGCCGCCGCTCTCGTAGGCTTCCATGATCTGCAGCCATTTGCGAAGGTCGCACGAGAAGCTGGTGCTGGTCGTTGCGTCGATTCGTTCGCGCGCGAGACCGTTGAGCATCACGAGCGCG
Protein-coding regions in this window:
- a CDS encoding thiamine pyrophosphate-binding protein, with the translated sequence MDRKKTQVGGPSRRGFLKGALAAGAAGVAGAANAATIVGTPGEGEAAAAAPMEPSSRTIASETMGTHADEVPKGHVRNPGSDFMVDVLRSAGIEYVSMMTSSALRGLQESIINYGGNKAPEIIVCCHEEGAVGMAHGYAKMAGKPMASMVHGVVGLQHASMAIYNAWCDRVPVVVLAGNTADAAKRLPGVDWIHTAVDEGSIVRDYVKWDDAPASLQQYAESFMRARMVAMTAPREPVLIVTDGELQENPIETAQPLRIPKRVDVAPPVGDAAALAQAAQWLVAAQHPVIVVDRAVHSQDGVVQLTQLAESLNAPVIDLYGRMNFPTTHYLNHTARRRALIGEADVILAIGVGDLWGLTNTVSDTPGRPAKRLIQQDTKVISISDAYLYSKSSYGDIQRYLAADLPIGGDAQATVPPLIEAIRRVGQPAGFDARKEAMQTAHLKMRETARNAAAVGWDAAPISTARLCQEIWARIRHEKWALVSQPQFESYWPQRLWDFTEYEQFMGGSGGYGIGYGFPAAAGAALACKGTGRIAVNIQPDGDLLMVPSILWTLAHHQIPLLTIMHNNRAWHQETMHIQRMAARRDRNPETWRMGTLIEKPYVDFATVAKGMGVWAEGPVTDPAALGPAIDRALAVVKSGHPALIDVVTQPR
- a CDS encoding LysR family transcriptional regulator, giving the protein MTLTQLRDYCVVVDQGSIRAAAQVLKIGQSTLTRAIQNLESELGSVLLIRSHHGLTLTPAGQIFLTHARALTHGWERAIQDVKNQSAELEGEVAVGVTVEPLAEFVLPVFELFRSRYPKVLVRVASSQTNMLVERVRGGSLDFAICSLPVQASQLDLSIETMYPSSVTVIARRNHPLEKADSIRDLINCEWVVTQPGQIVGGGPNQINSIFATLGIGKPRIAMTTSSLLETLHIVAESDCLAVAPSVLVGLKLFSRSLVRIPIAETFDIRNICLVSRNGSVQTGISQELMQMLTSYSRLYRQSGVGINKVTSP
- a CDS encoding c-type cytochrome, producing the protein MSSRNRVKGAAMNVFRQSVSLALAASWALLTPALAQTSSDAIARGHEHFLKDGCYLCHGTVGQGGVGPAIAVGLLPYVAFANYVRAPSGAMPPFSEKILSDADLSDIHAYLASLPKPPAADSIKLLQKEGK
- a CDS encoding serine hydrolase domain-containing protein yields the protein MIGHSGAPSTPAKLSTTRYGQLARRHSQDLPGGFGKPQTGSRHRPHSKQNSDLMPNPNARYSSATRKPSDGLPRATPSSLGIDADRVITFLDAVENAGLDVHGFMLSRNGKVAVEAFRWPYRADRPRIMHSATKSFAVCAIGLALDEGRLRLDDRVLSFFPELHGQPVSDWMARMTVEDLLTMRIGHESETSGAAWRLLDTSWTAEFFKIPLVCEPGTVFMYTSAASYALSAILSRVTGETIHDYLKPRLFQPLGISGETWDISPDGVNPGGNGLSVKLVDLLKLGILHAQGGMWEGQRVMQQSWIDLATRSHVETGEYGYHWWTRPNGTYSAIGKFVQMTTVHPAQGIVLAVMAAIEESELLFPFIEEHLWPACEPIRSHSDSTKADDRLAEKLTRWQSEQAPASWKMLLKADGAVALEETRSYVIAPNRHGVVGVEWVFASDRCEITLIDDLGRHSIAGGVGHWIEGRTSMPGRDLHHGYEMQDSPVVARAERVEPTALKMIWIFPETAFRDTVTASFDGAKMVLSREVNINGDARRHDDLYGTLLR